The window CAGGCCGCGCGGTCGGCCTGCTGCCACAGCGCCACCGCGCCGTACTGTTGTTGCAGGGTGTCGTTGAGTTGCGGCGCCAGCGGGCCGACCTGGAGGATGGCGTTGTCGGACATGGGAGATCTGTGAAGGATTGGGTCCTGAACCGCAGGTTCGTCGACTGAGTCCGCCCTGATTCCGCCGAGGGGCAGCGCGATCCGTCATCACACAGGCTCGCGCGGCTACCCGACAGACAGCGCTCTTCAACGAATGCAGGACTCAGGACGTCGGGAGTCGGAAGAAGCGGCACCTGCGCGGTGCGTGTCGCGGCCACCCGGGGTGGTCTCCCGCGGCGGCAGGCAATGGTAGCCCAAGTCACCGTTGCGCGCTTGCCGCACCGCGGCCGCCCCTCGGGAAATCCCCACCTATGCGAATTCATCTCCGGGATTAATCTCACGGATTAGTGATTAATCTCTGGGATTAGTCGGCGCGGCAAGGCGAACCGCGCCGCTCGCGCACGGGCGCGGGCCGTGCCGCCGAGACATGGGAGACCAGGTAATGAAGAAGCTGTTGCTTGCCGCCGCCGCATCGGCGCTGATGGCGCAGGGCGCCCACGCCCAGACCTCCGTGACCCTGTACGGGGTGGTGACCGCCGCCGTGCAGTACGTCAACCACGCGCAGAACACCGTCGGCGGCGTGCTGGCGCCCGGCAGCGGCTCGGCCGTGCTGATGAACTCGTCCGGTATCGCCAACTCGCGCTGGGGCCTGCGCGGCACCGAGGACCTGGGGGGCGGCCTGCAGGGCGTGTTCGTGCTGGAGAACCAGTTCGCCACCGAGAACGGCCAGCTCGCCGGCGGCCTGATGTTCGGCCGCCAGGCCTATGTCGGCCTGAACAGCCGCGCCTACGGCAAGGTCACCTTCGGCCGGCAGTACACCTCGTCCTTCTTCGCGCTGGCGAACTTCATGCCCACCGCCTACGCGCCCGAGTTCGAACCGGTGGTCGGCTTCGCCGGCCCCAATTTCCGCGAAAGCAATATGGCGCAGTACACCGGCACCTTCGGCCCGGTCACGCTCTACACGCACTGGTCGTTCGGCGAGCGCGCCGGTTCGGTGACGGCGGGCTCGGCCTACGGCGCCGGCGCGACCTACTTCAGCAACGGCTTCGGCATCGGCGTCGGCTACGACGAAGTGAAGACGCTGAACACGGCCGAGGCGACCGGCGCCTCCGGTGGCAGCGACTACGGGCGCGACATGCGTGCCGCCATCGGCCTCAGCTACATGCTGGGCCCGGTCAAGCTGATGGGCGGGTACCGTTGGGGCAATTCGGTGGCGCCGGCCACCGGCACGCCGACACTGCTGCCGCATCGCGACGATATGTACTGGGCCGGCGTGAACTGGCAGGCGTTGCCGGCGCTGCAACTGACGCTGGCGTGGTACTACGACAATATCAAGCGCGCGAACATCGGCGGCACCGTGGTCAATCCGCCCAACCCGCAGCAATACCTGGCGCTGGCCGACTACAACCTGTCCAAGCGCACCGACCTGTTCGCCGCCGTCATCTACGCGCACAACGCTTCGCTGAACTGGGACAACATCGGCTACCTGCCGAGCGGGCAATCCGTCGGCTACCTGCCCGCCACCGCGCAGACCTACTACAAGACGCCGGGTTCCAGCGGGCAACTGGGCATCTCCCTGGGCATCCGCACCATCTTCTGACCCGGACCGGGCGGACCCAGTCCGGCCTGCCGGCCGGATTCGCAAGGCCTCGCCGGCGATGCCGGCGGGGCCTTTTTTGTGGCTGCGCCGGGCTGGCAAGGTGCGATGGGCAATGTGCCGCGTGGGCGAACGACGGCTTCAGCTATGCCATCGGTTCGCTCCCCTCTCCCACTTGTGGGAGAGGGGCCGGGGGAGAGGGTGGGCGCTGGCACGAAGCGAGCGCCGACGTACTGGCGAATGCCGGCCGGCCGAGGTCGCTCAGTCGACCCGCTCGACTTCCGGCATATCGAAGCTGCGGTCCAGCAGCGCGCGCCGGGGCTGGTAGAAGCGCAGTGCCAGCGAGAAGCGGCCGGCCGGCGCCGGCAGCCAGTTGGCACGCGCGTCGGCGCTGTCGGGCGCCGCGTGCTGCAGCCAGATGTCGAAGGAACCATCGGCGTGCCGGACCAGGCCGGGCGTGCGGTCGCCCAGCGCGTAGCGCTGCAGCGGGTTGTCGGTGAAGAAGCGACGCCCGTCGGGCGCGAATTCGTACATCGTCAGTGACCAGAAGGCGTCCACCTGCATGTCGGCGGGAATGGCCAGCCGGTAGCGGTGGGCGCCGTCGAGGGCTTCGCCCCGGCCGTCGGTCAGCGCGGTGAAGTAGATCGCTTCCTCGCGCTCCAGCGCGCCCAGCCCGACCAGGGAGACGAAGGCCCGGTAGGCATAGTCGTCGCCGAAGTTGCCCAGGTGGTCGACCCCGGACGACCAGCTGCCGCCGCGCCCGCTGCGATAGGAGGTGTCGGGCGGCGCCTTGCGCAGGGCGTGCAGGTTGGCGGCGTGGGTCTCGGTCCAGGCCTGGCGCACCGCCGGGTCCAGCGCCTGCCAGGCGTTGCGCGCGCCGGGGCGCAGGCCGAGGTCGGCGTAGCCCGCCACCAGCGCCTGCTCGTGCGCGGGCACGGGGTTGCGGCCCATCACCTCGTTGACCAGTTCCAGGTAGTGCTCGGGCGAGCGCTCGTCGGGCCGCGCCTGCAGCAGCCTGGGCGTGCTGCCGGCGTCGAGCGGCGCGAGGCGCATGGCGTCCTGCAGCGCGTGCACGGCGGGCAGGTCTTCCTCGCCGTCGACCAGCACGCGGCCCAGGGCCCAGATGTCGTTGCTGGGCAGCCGCAGCAGCCGGGTGCCGGCCGGCGCCTCGCCCTGCCAGCCGGGGCCGGCCAGCAGGAAGCCAGTGGCGGCCGTGCCGGTGGTGCGCCGGCCGATGCAGGCGGCGTTGTTGGTGAAGATGTCGAGGAAGGCGAAGCTGTAGTAGCGGTCCTGCATATCCGGCAGCCACAGCAGCAGCGGCCCGCCCGACAGGTCCAGCCAGGCGATCGAGTACAGCGTGTCGTTGTTCGGCATGGTGACGGTGCGCGCGCGGTGGTTGAGCAGGCGCCGGTTGTGATGCAGCACATTGGGCGGCGCGCCGCGCTGGCTGTGGTTATCCGGGTTCTGCGTGAACTGCCAGCGGGTCTGCGCCACGTCGTGGACCGGGAAGCTGTAGACCAGCGCGTCGCGGATGCGCGCGTGCAGGGTGGTGTCGTCGTGCATGGATGTCTCTCTCGTCGGTGGTGGGGGATGCGGGGAATGCGGATGGACAAGCGATGGCGCGGCCGGCGGCCCTTACTCCGGCGTGACGCCGGCGGCGCGGATCACGTCGCCCCACATGCGCGTGTCGGCGCGCACGGTGTCGGCGAACTGCTGCACGCTCTTGATCGGCGGCGTGCCCATGTTGTAGGCGGTGAAGCGCTCGCGCAGCGCCGGCGCGGCCAGCGCGCGGTTCATCTCGGCGTTCAGGCGCTGCACGATGGCCGGCGGCGTGCCGGCCGGGACGAACAGACCGTACCAGCTGTCGGCCTGGAAGGGGTAGCCCTGCTCGGTCATGGTGGCCAGCGCGGGAAAGGCGGGCGCGCGGCGCGTGCCGGAGACGGCGATGGGCCGCAGCTTGCCGGCGCGGATCAGCGGCAGCGGCGAGCTGGCGTCGACGAAGGCGAGCTTGACGATGCCGCCCTGCATATCGGTCAGGATCTGCGAGACGGTCTTGTAGGGCACGTGGCGCAGCTTCAGGCCGGTCTGCGCCTTCAGCGATTCCATGGTCAGGTGGCCGCCCGAGCCGATGCCCCACGAGGCATAGTCCAGCCCCTGCGGCTGTGCGCGCACGTAGGCGGCCAGCTCGCGGATATCGTGCACCGGCAGGTCGGGCGAGACCACCAGCAGGTTGCCGCCCGAGCCGACCTGCGCCACCGGCACGAGGTCCTTCTGCGCATCGTAGGGCAGGGCCGGCTGCAGCGTGGCGTTGATGACGATGGAGGCGGCGTAGGTGAACAGCAGGGTGTAGCCGTCGGGCCTGGCCTTGGCCACCGCGGCGCTGCCGAGGATGCCGTTGGCGCCCGGCTTGTTGTCCACCACCAGCGGCTGGCCGAGCGCCTTGCCGAGCTGTTCGGCGAAGACCCGCGCGAAGATGTCGGTGCCGCTGCCCGCGCCGGAGGCCACCACCAGGCGGATCGGGTGGGACGGCCAGGCCGCTTCCTGCGCGGGTGCGGCGCCGGCCGCCAGGCTGGTGGCGGCCAGCAGTGCGGTGCCGAACCGCCAGGCGTGCGAGGGAGAGCGCCGGCGCGCAGGCGCCCGCGCGGCGCGATGGGACGGGGCAAGGGATGGCGTGGCATGCATGGTTGTCTCCTGTTCGGGGCGGCATCGGGCCGCGATGCCGGCTGTATCGCTGGCTTGTGTGTGTGCGTATGTGCGTGCGTATGTACGTATGTGCGGACGGGCCGGCGCCGGCCCGCGTGCTGCAATCAAGCGGCCGGTCCCGCTGTCGCCGCGGTTCCGGTCACCACCGCATCGAGGGCGAGCGCGCCTGCGCCGGCGGGGTAGGCGAGCAAGGGGTTGATGTCGATCGACTCGAGCGAATCGCCCGCCGCCGCGGCCAGGCGCGACAGCGCGGCGATGGCGTCGGCCAGCGCGTCGAGGTCGGCCGGCGGCTGCCCCCGATGGCCGCACAGCAGCGGCGCGGCGCGCAGCGCGCCGATCATCTCCAGCGCGCCGGCGCGATCGACCGGCGCCAGGCGGAAGCTGACGTCCTGGAACACCTCGACGTTGACGCCGCCCAGGCCGAACATCACCACCGGCCCCAGCACCGGGTCGCGGTGCGCGCCGAGGATGCACTCGATGCCGCCGCGCGCGGCCATGCGTGCCACCAGGAAGCCTTCGCGCACGGCCTGCGGCGCGTGGCGCGCGAGGTTGTCCTGCAGGCGCGCGCAGGCGGCGCGCACCGCGCCGGCGTCGGCGAGCCCGAGCGCTACCCCGCCGATATCGCTCTTGTGCAGGATGTCGCGCGACAGCACCTTGAGTGCCACCGGGTAGCCGAGCGCCTCGGCGGCGGCCACGGCGGCATCGGCATCGCGCGCGGCACGGCAGGGCACGCAGGGCAGGCCGTGCGCGCCCAGCAGGGCCATCGAGTCCGCCTCGTTCTGCGTGCCGCGCGCCAGCGCCAGCGCAGGCAGCACCGGTGTCGGCGCGGGCGCTGCGGCGCCGCTGCCCAGGTGGCGGCGGAAGTGGTTGAGCGCGGCCACCACGCGCACCGCGCGGCCAGGCTCGTCGAAGCTGGGGCAGCCCAGCGCGTCCAGCTCGGCGCGCAGCGGCGCATGCGACAGGGTGCTGAACACGATCAGGCGATCGGGCCAGGCGGCACGCAGCGCCGCCGCCATGCGCGTCTGCACCGGCGCCATCGATGGCGACAGCCCGCCGGCGGCGAGGAAAACCAGCAGGCTGCCATAGCCGCCGTCGCCCAGCATGCGCTGCGCGGTGGCTTCGAGCAGGCCCGGGTCGGAGGTGACCTGCCCGGTCACGTCGACCGGGTTGCGCGGCGCCGCGAACGGCACCCGTTCGGTCAGCCAGCGCTGCGCCGCCTCCGGCATGGGTGCCACGTCCAGGCCGGCGTCGGCGGCGTCGTCCGCCATCAGCGCGCCGACGCCGCCGGAGACGGTCAGCAGCCCGAGCTTGTCGTTGGGCGGCAGCCGCCCCACCGAGAGCGCGTAGCCGATGCTGAAGAACTCCTCGATGCCGTGCGCGCGCCACACGCCGTACTGGCGGAACAGCGCATCGTAGACGGCGTCGTCGCCTGCCAGCGAAGCGGTGTGCGAGGCGGCCGCGGCGGCGCCCAGGCCGGTGCGTCCCACCTTGACCGCCACCACCGGCTTGCCGTGCGCGCGCGCCAGCGCCAGCGCGGCCTTGAGGCGCTCGCCGTCGCGGCAGCCTTCGAGATAGGCCAGGATCACGCGCGTGGCGGGGTCGGCGGCCAGCCAGGCGATGCAGTCGGCCACCTGGATGTCGGCCTCGTTGCCGGTGGTGGCCCACCAGGACAGCCCCAGGCCGCGCTCGCGCGCCAGCGCGTAGGCATAGGCGCCGAAGGCGCCGCTCTGGCTGACGATGGCGATCGAGCCCGCGCGTGCCTTGCCGGCGCCGACCACCGGCGAGAAGGTGGCGTAGACATCCTGCGCCACGTTCATGAAGCCCAGGCAGTTCGGTCCGAGCAGGCGGATGCCCGCCGCGCGCGCCTTGTCGGCCAGGCGGCGCTGCATGGCCGCGCCGTCGGCGCCGACCTCGGCGTAGCCGGCCGAGAACAGCACGATATTGCGCACGCCGGCGGCGATGGCATCGTCCAGCGCGCCGTCCACCTGTGCCGACGGCACCGCGAACACGGCCAGGTCGATGGGCGCTTCCACCCCGCGCAGCGACGGCCAGGCACGCACCCCCTGCACTTCGGCGCGGGCCGGGTTGATCGGATAGACCTTGCCCTGGTAGCCGCATTCGAGCTGGTAGCGCAGCGGGATCGCGCCGATCTTGCCGGCGCTGGCCGAGGCGCCGACGATGGCGATGCTGCGCGGCGAGAAGAAGCTGTCGAGGGAGGCGGAGACAGCGGCGGAGGCTGGGGTGGTGGTGTCTGGCATGGGCGTGGACGAATGGGGCGGCGGAAGCGGTTCCGGCCCCTGGGCAAGAGGAGGGAAGCCTCCGGGGGCACGCCCCGGGGGCATCGTGCGTGTTCAGCGCATCATTCAGCGCATCGTTCAGCGCATGCCGAAGGCCGCCGCGCTGCCGTCTTCGATGCGGTCGGCGCAGCCCAGGTAGATGCTGCGCGACACATAGCTGCGCACCTGGCCGGCGCGCTCGCGCAGCCACGCCGCCTTGAGCCGGCGGGCCTGCGCGATCTCGGGTGCTGCACCGGGCCCGCCGTCGGGCACGGTGGCCAGCGCGTCGATGACGTGCAGCGCGAGCTGGTGCTCGCCGCGCGCGGCCAGGGCCTCGGCGTGGCGCAGCAGCGCGCCCTTGTCGGCGATGGCGGCGGCCAGCTCGGCGGCGGCCGCGGCCGGGGGCGCCGGATGCAGGCTGGTCGGGTTGCGGTCCCACCAGCCGTTCTCCGAGCGGTAGATGTCCCGCACGATATAGCTCGGATCACCGTAGGTCGGTTTCATCCAGGGCACGTCGAACCACTCGGGCGGATAGGTGATCTCGGCCAGCAGCTCGCGCTCGCCGCGGCCTTCGTTCATCAGCCGCACCACCTCGGCGTGCAGCCAGCGCAGCGCGCCGGCGGTATGGCCCAGCACGCGCTGCACGGTCTCCTCGCCCTCCAGCACCGCGCCGAACTCGCGCACTACCTTGAGCGGGCGCAGGTCGGCCAGGCGCTCCAGCGTGCCGGCCCAGCGCAGGGTGTCGCGCAGCGTGCGGAAGGGCGTGCCGATGTTCGGAATCGAGTCGATGACCGCGGCGCTGCCGTACAGCACGCGCGCCCCGGGCACCCACACCGCGCTGACGTCGTCGGTCTCCGACGGCGCCCACAGCAGGTGGACACGGCGCGCGCCGCTGCCCAGCACCAGCTGCTCGGCATAGGTCTGGTCCGGATCGTGCAGGCGCAGCAGGCCGGCGGCCTGGTCCGGCTGGCGGCGGAACTGCAGCGCATTGATGCGGTTCTGCAGGCCTTCGGTGCGGCGGTAGCGCGCATAGCGGGCCGGCACGTTGGCATGGGCGACCAGGCGCGGGCGCGCGTGCCCGCGCTGCACCGCATCCTCCAGCCACAACGGCACGCCGGCGTTGTAGCCGACGTGGCCATGGCTGTAGCACAGCGCGACCACCGGCCGCGTGCTGACCTCGCGCAGGCTGGCGATCATGCCGGCGGTGACGCGCCCGCCCGGGCCGGCGTCCACCACCACCAGGCCTTCGTCGATCTCGGCCACGAAGCTCTGTCCCTGGCCGCGCAGCAGCCAGACGCCCGCGGCGACCGGCTCGATGCCGCTGCCGGTGTCGAGCGGGGTCCGGTCGGCGCCGGCCTTGCGTGTGTTGTCTGTCATGCGGAGTCTCCTCTTTTTAATACTTTGGATTAAGCATGGAGATTAAATTTACCGGATGGCCCCGCGTTGTCAAGCACATGTGGGGCTCCTGCGGAGCCGCGCCGGGGGCGTATCGGCCGTCAGCCGGCGCCGCGTCTCGGCCGGCGGGCCGTGCCGGGGAAAACCCCAGTGGGCTGAATCCGGGCGACCCTCTACTCTCGGAAGATCAGGTAATCCCCTGCATTAATTCCGGCCGGTGCATGTGTTGCATGCGGTACCGGCAGGCGAGGGGAGACGGGACCAGGCAAGCGCCCGCGGCCGCTCGGCGGCAGGCGCGGCGCCGGCGCCAGGGGGCGGCCGGCGGCACCAGACAGGAGCGCAGGAAGCATGGCAGACACGCTGACGACTTCACCGCCGCAAGGCACCGCCCGGGCCGACGCGGATGGCGCTCCGGCCGCCGCCGCTGGCGTCTACCAGCCGCGCAAGGCCTGGGCCATCGCCACCTGGCTGACCGCTTTCTCGGCCATCAACTTCCTCGACAAGGTCGTGCTCGGCATGGTGGCGGTGCCGCTGATGCGCGACCTGCAACTCACCCCGACCCAGTTCGGCGTGGTTGCCGGCAGCTTCTTCTGGCTGTTCTCGATCTCCGCGGCGGTGGTCGGCTTCGTCGGCAACCGGGTGCCGGCACGCTGGCTGCTGCTGGCGATGGCGGTGTTGTGGTCGCTGGTGCAGTTCCCGGTGGCGCTGGCTTCCAGCGCCACCGCGCTGCTGGTCTCGCGCGTCATCCTCGGCGCGGGCGAGGGGCCCGGCTTCCCGGTCTCGGTCCACGCGCTCTACAAGTGGTTCCCGCACGAGAAGCGCAACCTGCCGGTCTCGCTGATCAACCAGGGCGCCACCATCGGCCTGCTGCTGGCCGGCCTGGGCGTGCCGCTGGTGACCCATCAGTGGGGCTGGCGCGCCAATTTCGTCGTGCTGGCCGCCGCGTCGCTGCTGTGGGCGCTGGGCTGGCTGATCTGGGGGCGCGAAGGCACGCTGCGCACCGAGGTGCAGGCGGGCGGCAGCGAGCCGGCGCGCGCGCAGGCGCCCGTGTCCTACCGCCGCCTGCTGACCGACACCACCGTGCTGTGCGGCTTCCTGACCGGCTTCGCTGCCTACTGGGGGCTGGCCCTGGCCCTCACCTGGCTGCCGTCCTACCTGGAACAGGGCCTGGGCTTCGACGCCGCCGCCGCCGGCCGCATGTTCGCCATCATCGTGGCGGCGGGCGTGCCGGTCAGCATGGGCCTGAGCTGGTGCTCGCAGCGCATGCTGCGCCGCGGCGCCTCCTCGCGCTCCGCGCGCGTGGTGTTCAGCTGCGTCTGTGTCGGCCTCGGCGGCGTGCTGCTGCTGGCACTGCCGCTGCTGCCGCTGCCGCCGGGCGGCAAGGTGGCGCTGCTGGCGGTGTCCGCGGTGCTGCCGCCGATCACCTTCGCGCTCGGACCGGCCGTGCTCGGCGAGATCGTGCCGGACGCGCAGCGCAGCGCGCTCATCGCCATCAGCACTGCGGTCTCCACCAGCGCCGGTGCCGTCGCGCCGGTGGTGATGGGGAAGCTGGTGCAGGCGCAGTCCCACGCCGGCGCCGCGCACGGCTTCGAACTCGGCTTCGGCGTATGCGGCGCGGTGATGGTGGCGGGCTGCCTGGTCGGCATCCTCGGCCAGCACCCGGAGCGCACCAGGCAGCGCCTGCGCGCCTGAGACGCCGGGGCCCCGCCCGCAAAGGGCAGGGGCGACTCCGCACTTGTCCCGGCTTGCCGGTACCAGGGCCTGCGCCGATAATCCTCCGGATTAGCTTATGAGGTATTGGCAGATGAGCCGCGTGCGCAACCGATCGCTCTCCTCCTTCCTGGCCGACGCCAGCGTGATGGACCCGCCGCCCGGCCCGGCGCCTGCCCCGCGCAAGGCGGCGCCCGCCGGCACGCCCGGCGCCCCGGCCGCCAACCCGCTGGAGAACGAGACCGCGCGGCGCATGCTGGAGATCGCCGAGCGCCTCTTTGCCGAGCACGGCGTGGAACTGGTGCCGCTGCGCCAGATCGTGGTGGAGGCGGGCCAGCGCAACCGCTCCGCGCTGCACTATCACTTCGGCTCGCGCGAGGCCCTGGTCAGCCACCTGCTGAACTTCCGCCTGGCCCAGGTCAACGTGCTGCGCGACCGCTACCTGGACGAGGTCGAGGCCGCCGGCCTGGGCGGCGACGTGCGCACCATCGTCGAGGCCTCGATCAGCGCGCTGGCCGATACCATCTGCGACACGCCGTGGGGCGCGCGCTACGTCAAGGTGCTGGCGCAGGCTACCCTGAGCCCGGGCCTGGTCAACGAGGAGATGATCGATCCGGCGGCCATGTCCGGCGTGATCCGCGCGCGCCGCCTGATCGCCGCTGCGCTGCCCGGCATCCCGCGCAAGGTGATGCATCACCGGCAGCAGTGGTTCAACCAGAGCGTGGTCTACGCGCTGGCGCAGTGGTGCCAGCAGTCCGAGGGCAAGCCAGAGCAGCCACCCGTGGCCGACCTGGCCGACTACTGCACCGCCGCGCTGACCGCGCCGGTCAGCAAGGGGCGCCGCGTCTGGCGCAGCAGCAAGGGCCGCGCGGCCTGAGCCCGCACGCCGCACGCCGCGCGCGTATGCTTGCAGCGCAGCGGGCGTGTTCCGCGCCCGCATGACCGGACCCATCAAGATGCCCACCATCTATCTCGCCGGCTTCGACGTGTTCCGCCGCGATGCCATCGCCCACGGCGAAGCGCTCAAGGCGCTGTGCGCCACCTACGGCTGCGACGGCCTCTACCCGCTCGACCATGCCCTGCCGCCCGGGCTGAGCGGTCCCGCCGCGGCGCAGTGGATCTACCAGGCCAATCTCGCGCTGATCCGGCGCGCCGACCTGCTGATGGCCAACCTGGACGACTTCCGCGGCCCGGGCGAGCCGGATGCCGGCACCGCCTTCGAGGTCGGCTACGCGGTGGCGCTGGGCAAGCCGGTGTGGGCCTACAGCGCCGATGCCGGCACGCTGCTGGAGCGCGTGGCGGTGGTGACCGACGCCGAGGGCCGCGGCCTCGATGCGCGCGGCTACGTGGTGGAGGACTTCGGCCTGGGCAAGAACCTGATGCTGGCGTGCGCGGCGCGCATGGTGCAGGGTGGCGCGCGCGAATGCCTGCAGGCGATCGCACGCGCGGCGTCCTAGTGGACAAGCCGCCTGGCTGCTTAACCCGCTTAACCCGCTTAACCCGCTTAACCCGCTTAACTCCGCCTAATCACCTGGCTGCTTGGCCGCCTCCGCGCGGCATCAAGGCTGCAGCGCGCGCACGCCGCCGGCGATGTCGTCGGCCGCGCCCGCCAGGATCTGGCGGTAGGCCGCCACCACGCCGTCCACACCGCTGCCGGCCGGCAGGTCGGCACGGCTCTGGCCGCTGGCCAGCTTGCCGTCCGGCAGCCGCCGCACGGTCCAGTTGATCAGGGCGCCGGCGCGGCCGCCGGGCGCGGCATCCAGGCGCACCACGTCGGCGGTGATTCGGTAGACTGGCTCGACGCCGGACAGGCCCTGCCGGTAAGTGTCCTGGGCGTCCAGCGCGGCCTGCAGGCGCTGCGACAGCGCATCGCGCAGCTCATCGGGCAGCGGCGCCGACCAGCGCGCCAGTTCGAGGCGGCGCAGCCGGCTGTCGCCATCGGCGCTGCCGTCCTCGCCCACCACCAGTTCGGCGCGGTTCAGGCGCTCGGGCACGTGTACCGGCGCTACTTCGATCCACACGGGTTTGCCTTGAGGCGTGGCCTGCGGCGCGGCGGCCGCGCCGGTGCCGCTGGCCTGCGCCAGCGTGTAGTAGCGCGGCTCGGGCGAGGCGCAGCCGGCCAGCAGGGCAGCCAGGGCGGCCGCGGCAAGGGTGTTCGCCAGGGTTGCCGCGCCGGTGCGCGCAGTGGCGGCCGGCAGGCGGCGCGGGTCGGTGCGGCGGGCGTCGAATCGGGGGCGGTTCATCACGGCTTCTCCGTCTTGCCGCGCAACAGCGCTTCGGGGTGGCGTTCGAGATAGTCGGTCAGCGCGCGCAGCGAGGCGGCGGTGCGCGTCAGCTCCTGCAGCATGCGGCGCGTGTCCTGCTGCAGCGGTGCGTCCGCAGCCAGCGTGCCGTTGGCCGCGTTCAGCGTCTTGCGCGCGTCCTGCAGCGCCGCGGTGACCTGCGGCGCGACGTCGCCGTTGAGCTGGTTCACCAGCTTGTCGGCATTGGCCATCATCCGGTTGAGCGAGGCCATCGTGGTGCGCAGGTCCTGGCCGATCTGCTCGAACGGGATCTTGTCGATCTTGGCCACGATGTCGCCGAGCTGCGCCTGCAGTTCGTCGAAGGTGCCCGGCGTGGTGGGCAGCTCGGGCAGCGTGGCGTTGCCGTCGAAGGTGGCCGGGGCCGCCTTCGGGAAGAAGTCGAGCGCCACGTAGAGCTGGCCGGTCAGCAGGTTGCCGGTGCGCAGCTGCGCGCGCAGGCCGCGCTTGACCAGGCCCTGCACGATGGCGTGGGCGAGCTGCTCGTCGCGCACGTCGCGCTGGCGGAAGCCCATGCGCGACGGGTAGAACTCCACCACCACCGGCAGGCGGAAGGTCTTTGTCGCGCGCACGTACTCGATGCCGATGGAGCGTACCTGGCCCACCTCCACGCCGCGGAAGTCGACCGGTGCGCCCGGCGCCAGGCCGCGCACCGACTGGTCGAAGTTCAGCACGGCCAGCGTCGGCGCCAGCTCCTCGGGCTCCTTCATGGCCTCGGTCTGGTCGGCGGCGAGCAGGAACTGCGTGTTCTCGGCCGCTGCCTCGGTGGCGGGCGAATGCTCCGGCTGCTGGAAGGCCACGCCGCCCAGCAGCACCGTCACCAGCGACTGGGTGGACAGTTTCAGGCCGCCCGCATCGAGTTTCAGGTCGACGCCGCTGGCGTGCCAGAAGCGGGTGTCGGCCGTAACCAGCTTGTCATAGGGTTTGTTGACGAAGATCCGCAGCGTGATGTCGCGTCCGTTGGGCGCGAGCTGGTAGGCCACCACGTGGCCGACCGGCAGGCGCCGGTAGTAGATCGGCGAGCCGATCTCCAGGGAGCCGAGGTCGGCGGCGCGCAGCACGAACTGCTTGCCGGAGGAGTCGGAGGTCACCACCGGCGGCGCTTCCAGGCCGGTGAAGTCGCGCACGTGCTCGTCGGACTTGCCGGCGTCCACGCCGATGTAGGCGCCCGACAGCAGGGTTTCCAGCCCCGATATGCCGCTGATGGCAAAGCGCGGACGCACCACCCAGAAACGGGTGTCCTTGACCGCGAAGGACTCGGCGTCCTTGGTCAGCTCGATGATGGCGGCCACGTGCGAGCGGTCGGGGGCCAGCCGTACCGATTTCACCAGCCCGATGTCGACCTCCTTGTAGCGTACCGCGG of the Cupriavidus malaysiensis genome contains:
- a CDS encoding DUF1254 domain-containing protein, which gives rise to MHDDTTLHARIRDALVYSFPVHDVAQTRWQFTQNPDNHSQRGAPPNVLHHNRRLLNHRARTVTMPNNDTLYSIAWLDLSGGPLLLWLPDMQDRYYSFAFLDIFTNNAACIGRRTTGTAATGFLLAGPGWQGEAPAGTRLLRLPSNDIWALGRVLVDGEEDLPAVHALQDAMRLAPLDAGSTPRLLQARPDERSPEHYLELVNEVMGRNPVPAHEQALVAGYADLGLRPGARNAWQALDPAVRQAWTETHAANLHALRKAPPDTSYRSGRGGSWSSGVDHLGNFGDDYAYRAFVSLVGLGALEREEAIYFTALTDGRGEALDGAHRYRLAIPADMQVDAFWSLTMYEFAPDGRRFFTDNPLQRYALGDRTPGLVRHADGSFDIWLQHAAPDSADARANWLPAPAGRFSLALRFYQPRRALLDRSFDMPEVERVD
- a CDS encoding porin, which produces MKKLLLAAAASALMAQGAHAQTSVTLYGVVTAAVQYVNHAQNTVGGVLAPGSGSAVLMNSSGIANSRWGLRGTEDLGGGLQGVFVLENQFATENGQLAGGLMFGRQAYVGLNSRAYGKVTFGRQYTSSFFALANFMPTAYAPEFEPVVGFAGPNFRESNMAQYTGTFGPVTLYTHWSFGERAGSVTAGSAYGAGATYFSNGFGIGVGYDEVKTLNTAEATGASGGSDYGRDMRAAIGLSYMLGPVKLMGGYRWGNSVAPATGTPTLLPHRDDMYWAGVNWQALPALQLTLAWYYDNIKRANIGGTVVNPPNPQQYLALADYNLSKRTDLFAAVIYAHNASLNWDNIGYLPSGQSVGYLPATAQTYYKTPGSSGQLGISLGIRTIF
- a CDS encoding alkyl sulfatase dimerization domain-containing protein, producing MTDNTRKAGADRTPLDTGSGIEPVAAGVWLLRGQGQSFVAEIDEGLVVVDAGPGGRVTAGMIASLREVSTRPVVALCYSHGHVGYNAGVPLWLEDAVQRGHARPRLVAHANVPARYARYRRTEGLQNRINALQFRRQPDQAAGLLRLHDPDQTYAEQLVLGSGARRVHLLWAPSETDDVSAVWVPGARVLYGSAAVIDSIPNIGTPFRTLRDTLRWAGTLERLADLRPLKVVREFGAVLEGEETVQRVLGHTAGALRWLHAEVVRLMNEGRGERELLAEITYPPEWFDVPWMKPTYGDPSYIVRDIYRSENGWWDRNPTSLHPAPPAAAAAELAAAIADKGALLRHAEALAARGEHQLALHVIDALATVPDGGPGAAPEIAQARRLKAAWLRERAGQVRSYVSRSIYLGCADRIEDGSAAAFGMR
- a CDS encoding acetate--CoA ligase family protein — encoded protein: MPDTTTPASAAVSASLDSFFSPRSIAIVGASASAGKIGAIPLRYQLECGYQGKVYPINPARAEVQGVRAWPSLRGVEAPIDLAVFAVPSAQVDGALDDAIAAGVRNIVLFSAGYAEVGADGAAMQRRLADKARAAGIRLLGPNCLGFMNVAQDVYATFSPVVGAGKARAGSIAIVSQSGAFGAYAYALARERGLGLSWWATTGNEADIQVADCIAWLAADPATRVILAYLEGCRDGERLKAALALARAHGKPVVAVKVGRTGLGAAAAASHTASLAGDDAVYDALFRQYGVWRAHGIEEFFSIGYALSVGRLPPNDKLGLLTVSGGVGALMADDAADAGLDVAPMPEAAQRWLTERVPFAAPRNPVDVTGQVTSDPGLLEATAQRMLGDGGYGSLLVFLAAGGLSPSMAPVQTRMAAALRAAWPDRLIVFSTLSHAPLRAELDALGCPSFDEPGRAVRVVAALNHFRRHLGSGAAAPAPTPVLPALALARGTQNEADSMALLGAHGLPCVPCRAARDADAAVAAAEALGYPVALKVLSRDILHKSDIGGVALGLADAGAVRAACARLQDNLARHAPQAVREGFLVARMAARGGIECILGAHRDPVLGPVVMFGLGGVNVEVFQDVSFRLAPVDRAGALEMIGALRAAPLLCGHRGQPPADLDALADAIAALSRLAAAAGDSLESIDINPLLAYPAGAGALALDAVVTGTAATAGPAA
- a CDS encoding Bug family tripartite tricarboxylate transporter substrate binding protein, producing the protein MHATPSLAPSHRAARAPARRRSPSHAWRFGTALLAATSLAAGAAPAQEAAWPSHPIRLVVASGAGSGTDIFARVFAEQLGKALGQPLVVDNKPGANGILGSAAVAKARPDGYTLLFTYAASIVINATLQPALPYDAQKDLVPVAQVGSGGNLLVVSPDLPVHDIRELAAYVRAQPQGLDYASWGIGSGGHLTMESLKAQTGLKLRHVPYKTVSQILTDMQGGIVKLAFVDASSPLPLIRAGKLRPIAVSGTRRAPAFPALATMTEQGYPFQADSWYGLFVPAGTPPAIVQRLNAEMNRALAAPALRERFTAYNMGTPPIKSVQQFADTVRADTRMWGDVIRAAGVTPE